DNA from Nymphaea colorata isolate Beijing-Zhang1983 chromosome 4, ASM883128v2, whole genome shotgun sequence:
TCTGTATGCCACATTCCTCTTGCTTTTCCCTGCTCAGCTTGGACTTTCCTGATCATGGTTCTACCttagttttttgttcttctcttatAATTCACAGAACGGATTCCAGATTCAGATCCAGTTAGGCCTTACATTTGGTTTTATTTGGCATTGATGTTCTTTAGGATTTGGATCCTTTTGTTTAGTGGGTCCAAGATCCAATTCGAATCTAGGGCTTAGACCCCTTAAAAAGGtcgtttttcttttgttttagaCTAATTGATGATCAGAAAAACCCGGATCTCCCTTTGTTATTGAATTTCCTCTTGTTCTgtgttttttcctttgctcCTTGTTTTCTGCTGCTTTTCCTGTGGGGAATATAACGAGGAGCTCTAATTATCACGCCAAGTCCCTTACATcaatcttttattgtttttttctttttctgaattgTTTTCCACAAGTTCTTATGTCCCTTATCTAAATAAATTCACTGAAGCTAATTTGTGTCATATCTGCTCTGTTTGATTTCAAACTAACATTTGAAGAGGCTTAACACTAGATTCTACGCAAGATTGAGAACAAATGTGTCAAACAATTTAGGTTGTTCGCCAAGCAGAAGAAAGAACAATAATTTAATAATCTTATGGatgaaaagatatatattttaggGGCACCAAAACAAACATAAGTTTAATTTACAGCATATGCACTCGCTCACGGGCATGTGCGTCCATGTCAGCATGATAATAGTCAGCAGAGATACCCAGTTGGCGTAAATCCTTTGAAACCTATAGCAAATGAGTATAGGCACAAAAATCAGTCTCTAACTGAAACTGCAGGAAAGGAGAGCTACAAGCATAGCATACAAGAACAGCTGGCGGTGACACATTCAGAGTGCAGTGAAGCTTGAGTTCGTTTTACGGTTTCACTATGTAGCAAATGCAAAATACTGTATTATGTCCATGTAAAGTGTAAACATATCAATGTTGCAAGTTCAACTATAGTCCCAATACAACTTTGACCCCAGTGTCTCATAAGAATATAAAGCTAAGGACACCTTTGCCTGCCTTTGGTTTCCAATTAGGGCCAAACTGTTGGCTCATGAATCTTTTACTTCATGAGTTAATGAAATTTCTACTCCTAACACTAATTCTGTGCATTCTGTTCATTGTGATTTCACTCTGACATGGCATCAGAGCTATATATCAGCACAACAGGAAGCATttaacaaacaaaacattttgaGAGTAGCTCCTTGAGAGGAAAAGGTTGTCCAAAATATGTTCTCCACAAATGAAAAGTAACTAAAATTGGAAGAAGGGAATATTGTGCTTGAGGAATCATGCAGTGTCAATACCTGCTCACTTTCCCTCCGAGAAAAGCAATAAATAATTCCAGACTCATTGTTTGGATATGATTGATCAATAAAATTTGCAATATCATCAATGACCACCTTTGCAACAGATGACTTCCCCATTACCTACATATAACATCCAAATATCTCTTGTAAGGTTTTTCAACCCTGCAGCTAAGACAAAACGAAGACAGGCACTctaaaacaacaataaatataCAGGTAACAAGAATTACCTTGTAAAATAGATTGGGCCTGTTCACAGTACTTACAAACTTTACACAGTTTGGAATGCACAACATTTCTATGAGATCAGCTTGGACCTTTTGGGTGGCAGTCGCCTAGTACACATGAAATGTAGCATTAGTAAAGTTAGACTTTAAGATTCTAGGCATACATCAAGTACTGGTCAGAAACTTACAGTCAATGCCATCATTGGAACATCAGAAAATTGAGTCTTCAAGATGGCAAGATTCTTGTAGTCAGGACGGAAATCATGTCCCCACTGACTACAGCAGTGAGCCTCCTGCATTTATACCACTGTTGTAAAAGGCATAGCATAATGTGTATCAATCGGGCCGACCTATAGGccatatcgtaacgtatcgcaaacatAGCATAGCGcattataaaattatttttttaatttaaatttttttaaaaaacagaaaaaacaaagagaaaaatcatgaaaaatccaaaaaaaaaatctggaaaaataaacaaaaataaatcacaattcataagttcaaaacatatagttatcatctttcatgattcaacaataatccttgtcatttgcatcatcacctttatcatcatcttcattttcttcattaattgcttCTATCCCTTCTGTTGGAATGTTACCAAGCTTCCCACCATTCCCAATACGAGAAAGCTTCTTCAACGGCTAGTAGgctctcccaaatcgatgattCCTCAGtgatttttgataaaaatgagcaaaatctctccctctcatgtctcttggagtctttaaaaacaaggagagagagagagagagaggagagttCAAAACATAATGCAAAAAGGGCCTAATGGCcccttttttaagtttttcccAGTATCATACGAGACTTGCAATACGCTTACGATACACAAGTGTATCGTGTATTGCCAGCATAACATATAGGTTTTCTAAATCTGTACggtacgtatcgtacaatacagaTAACATTGGCTTATACAATATAAACCTCATAGGTGAAGAGTGAAGACAGAGGAAGTATAAGCCCCTAATATCTGCAATATAAACCTCGTATTCTTGAATTTAACCTTGTTTTCCACCTTTCCTTCCCACTTTTACGTTCCAATGTTTCAATAACTATGTAGTTATTTACATTTCAATAGCTattcacatctctctctctctctctctctctctctctctctctctctctctctctatatatatatatatatatatatctatatatatatatatatatatatatatatatatatatatatatatatatatatatatatatagagagagagagagagagagagagagagagagatataagAACATCCTTTTTTCTTACTTCTCTAGGTGCCACGATTTTCCAAGTTTGTTAAAAaccttttactttttcaagATTTTATGATTACTCCGCATACAGCCAAGGCCTATACTTTTATGATCATGCCTACAGGGCTGAATAAGGCCTCATTGCTGAGGCAGAGAAAATCAAATggttataaaaaaaactaagaaagaaaCTTATATTGAACAACCAATGATATTGGTAAATGATATTCAAGCCGCCAGTATTCTCCATCGTCTGGTTTGAATCCAGTTCGCACTATTTTATCCATGCATCCTAAGGTGATAATCACTACTAAAAGGTCCTGCTTCATGATCAAGTTTGCTGATGACTATGGCAATCTCATCAAAAAGCAGTTGGCATTGTGCAAAGCCTGGAGGTAAGTGGGCCTTTATTGACCGTGACAACTGTGTTTCGTATGATCACTGATGACTGGTGATGATTTACAGGAATCAGGTTCACAGGGAAAAGTCAGAATCATGGAACTCACATCAACAGAGATAAGCGAAAGTCGCCCAGCATGATGACACTTCTCTAACTTAGACATGAACCTCTTGCTCTTTGATACTTTTTCTGGAGTAACATATAGTATCTTCagttctccttcacccttttcAAGGGCTTTGTATATAAGCTTCTCATCCTCCTTTGAAGTAGTTGAAGTTAGCATGTTTGTCGGGATACCTAGAGCAGTCAAACCCATCACCTAAAGCAAAGGAAACATGTGCTTAGGCTTCAAACTGAGAAAAAGCAGCACGAGTGCATCAAGAGAGGCACCTGATCCTGGATAAGAGAAAGCAATGGACTGACGACCAGTGCGACACCATCACAAAGCACAGCAGGTAGTTGATAGCAGAGGCTTTTCCCACCACCAGCAGCCATTATTACAAGAACATCCCTTCGACTCATAACTGCATTGATTATCTGCAGAGACTTTCAGCTTTCAAGTATACATGGTAGCAAAAACTTGGGTCATCAAATAGACTTCAAAGGTGAAATTGTTAGCGACCTTAAAACCTTGAAACTTTAAGGagtcaaaaaacagaaaacagaaCCAAATTACTTCACTTGTGTATGGTACAGATGTATGTCCAAATACAGAAAAATGAGCCTAATGTTTACAGCATCAGAAAGTGCTGAAGTTATTAACTCCTACAATGGTGAACAGGCTCCATTAGGGGCGGAGTAATGCTGATTAAAGACCAGTCTCAGGTGGCTGAACTACCACTTGGCTATATAAAAGCAAGCTTCCAGCTGAAGCATGTCAGGGCACTATTCTAGGTCCAGCCTGCATTCAAATGGGCTACAGAACGTTAACCTACTGTGAGGAGAATAATACTTTTTATATATCTGTTACATTATATTTCTTCCGTTTTTCCACCTCATATATACATTCAAGTTGGATCCCTCTTCGTACCCATCCTGGCCATATGCGTATCCAGTTCCAGGGAACCAATACCCATATCAGCTCGATAACAGGCTATGCTAAGGGATAGAATTTTTTGACCTTCAAACAGGTATAGGGATTCAAACATAAACATACATGTTTATggattttttctccttttgttgaTCGGCCCATGAAATAATTCCGACCAAATCACCAAATTCGGACATGACTTGTATGTAGATGCGCCTATTGACTATTGTAACATTGACCGACGAAAACAACATGAATCTTAATCTTCCTTGACAAATCTTTCTTCCCTTTTATCATTATTTAACACGGAGAAAGACAAATATTCTGCTTCATTGAGCAGAGCAGACCTATAGAGGGAGCAGACGATGGAAATCCTACAAAAATAggaatttcttcttgtttgcaaAATGCAATATGCATAACATCGTAAACACAGGAAGAGGCAAACAAGCACACACGTGGCCCTTGACACTCATGACCAGACAACGTCCTAGGCGTAGGGGAGATCGGAGCAACAGGGAACCGCCTATAAGACCTTGTGCCCTAAAACCGCGCATCACGAGACGCACAAACGCTCTTCCGCCTTCATAACTATTATAATTCAGACTCGCACGACCAACGTATTGACATCTTCAAACTCTTACCTCTCTCTGATTAGCACGATAAGCTGAAATCCCGAAAATGTTGAAACGAATATCTTCAGCTCGCCCATCCCACTCAAACTGCCCAGACCAGTTCTCGTTAGAAACTGAAACAGTTGCGTCAGAGCCGCCATGCGCTTTACATTCTTCTAGCAAGACCTTCAAATCGGACTGCCTTTCGTATAGCTTTTCTTGTTTATCAAGTAAAAGCTTTATCTGATCTGAGGAAGAAACAGAAACGAGTAACATCCCCTACTTCCATCTTCGTCAATGACAAGGAAAGCAGTGACAGAGAATTGAATACATAACAAACGTGGCAAAAGTAATAGATGATTCTTTGGCAGAAAGAGATCAGTTCTCTGGACCTTAAGATTACAACATCAAATGCCAGAACTATTTCCGGATGCTCGTGGAGGAGCAATATGATCCAGATAGCGGAGagcgaaacaaaagaaaattagtcAGATACCTTGAACTTCCTGCAATTGTTGCTCTACCAGTAGCAATTCGCCCAAGATTTCGGGCTCCATTGTCTCTTTCAGCAGACAAAAGGAACCATCAAGAAAGGAGCCTGCATCTTCTagaacaacaagaagaaggagacAACGAAACTCCAACAACACGACGACGTCTTCTCATGACACGATAATGCCGAATGGGGCAACGATGGGGGAGGGGAACGAGGGTTGGAGGACAACCAGCGATTGGCGGAGGGAGGGGCTCGAGCGAGCCGGTGGGAAATGGATTCCCGCCGTTTCGAGTTGGAATGAGGGAGAGTTGGAGGGAGACCTTGGTTTCGATGGGAGGTTGGAACATGAACCGAACAGATCGGGGCAGGCAGAGGCTCGCTCCGCCTTAGCTTTCCGTCAGTGTTCAGCAAATAAATAAGCGCTCCGCTCGGTCCCATCGGATAGAGTAACATCCATTCGTCCCCCTGCGGCCTGGTTGAAATCTTGAACCGTTGATTCATGGATGTCAacggtaaaaaagaaaagaaaagtgtcCCGACCCTGGTGCTTGAGTGGTAGACAGAATTATTCAAACTTCAATTAATCTAACTAGATTATTTAGAAGAAATAGCCACTCAAAGTGCTCCGTTCGCTAGCCTTTTGGCCGTGTATTTTCAGTGTTTATATTTCGCCTGTTTTTCATCGCTTTCACAGTTTCCATCTTCCTGGTTATCATGGACCTGGACACCCATCATGATCTTATATCCATTAAAATTG
Protein-coding regions in this window:
- the LOC116252664 gene encoding ATP-dependent DNA helicase Q-like 2 isoform X2, producing the protein MEPEILGELLLVEQQLQEVQDQIKLLLDKQEKLYERQSDLKVLLEECKAHGGSDATVSVSNENWSGQFEWDGRAEDIRFNIFGISAYRANQREIINAVMSRRDVLVIMAAGGGKSLCYQLPAVLCDGVALVVSPLLSLIQDQVMGLTALGIPTNMLTSTTSKEDEKLIYKALEKGEGELKILYVTPEKVSKSKRFMSKLEKCHHAGRLSLISVDEAHCCSQWGHDFRPDYKNLAILKTQFSDVPMMALTATATQKVQADLIEMLCIPNCVKFVSTVNRPNLFYKVMGKSSVAKVVIDDIANFIDQSYPNNESGIIYCFSRRESEQVSKDLRQLGISADYYHADMDAHARERVHMLWSSNKIQVIVGTVAFGMGINKPDVRFVIHHSLSKSMEAYYQESGRAGRDGLPADCLLLYRPGDVPRQSSMVFYENSGLQNLYDMVRYCQSKEACRRNAFFRHFGEPLQDCNACVKVLVSLLQERHGNDQRITMLQLAEKLKLKLRETGRSTDCVPELKREEIEQLIVQLLLDHVLKEEFQHTAYTTNAYVTIGPLWRQALHGEKAVKLAICTVDRNNSSTTSVAKQSVVDGLELALDKLRRDLASSHGGIFPHAVLSMQHISTLSAHKPTSFKQVEKIIGKTKAEKYGDKILQQIQGYIASDQPDENSNVEPEERRQKRNKRLKTQRTIVHVQSSDDDI
- the LOC116252664 gene encoding ATP-dependent DNA helicase Q-like 2 isoform X5 is translated as MEPEILGELLLVEQQLQEVQDQIKLLLDKQEKLYERQSDLKVLLEECKAHGGSDATVSVSNENWSGQFEWDGRAEDIRFNIFGISAYRANQREIINAVMSRRDVLVIMAAGGGKSLCYQLPAVLCDGVALVVSPLLSLIQDQVMGLTALGIPTNMLTSTTSKEDEKLIYKALEKGEGELKILYVTPEKVSKSKRFMSKLEKCHHAGRLSLISVDEAHCCSQWGHDFRPDYKNLAILKTQFSDVPMMALTATATQKVQADLIEMLCIPNCVKFVSTVNRPNLFYKVMGKSSVAKVVIDDIANFIDQSYPNNESGIIYCFSRRESEQVSKDLRQLGISADYYHADMDAHARERVHMLWSSNKIQVIVGTVAFGMGINKPDVRFVIHHSLSKSMEAYYQESGRAGRDGLPADCLLLYRPGDVPRQSSMVFYENSGLQNLYDMVRYCQSKEACRRNAFFRHFGEPLQDCNGMCDNCAHAVETKEIDATSCVKVLVSLLQERHGNDQRITMLQLAEKLKLKLRETGRSTDCVPELKREEIEQLIVQLLLDHVLKEEFQHTAYTTNAYVTIGPLWRQALHGVVGGQVGAIGFG
- the LOC116252664 gene encoding ATP-dependent DNA helicase Q-like 2 isoform X3 produces the protein MEPEILGELLLVEQQLQEVQDQIKLLLDKQEKLYERQSDLKVLLEECKAHGGSDATVSVSNENWSGQFEWDGRAEDIRFNIFGISAYRANQREIINAVMSRRDVLVIMAAGGGKSLCYQLPAVLCDGVALVVSPLLSLIQDQVMGLTALGIPTNMLTSTTSKEDEKLIYKALEKGEGELKILYVTPEKVSKSKRFMSKLEKCHHAGRLSLISVDEAHCCSQWGHDFRPDYKNLAILKTQFSDVPMMALTATATQKVQADLIEMLCIPNCVKFVSTVNRPNLFYKVMGKSSVAKVVIDDIANFIDQSYPNNESGIIYCFSRRESEQVSKDLRQLGISADYYHADMDAHARERVHMLWSSNKIQVIVGTVAFGMGINKPDVRFVIHHSLSKSMEAYYQESGRAGRDGLPADCLLLYRPGDVPRQSKEACRRNAFFRHFGEPLQDCNGMCDNCAHAVETKEIDATSCVKVLVSLLQERHGNDQRITMLQLAEKLKLKLRETGRSTDCVPELKREEIEQLIVQLLLDHVLKEEFQHTAYTTNAYVTIGPLWRQALHGEKAVKLAICTVDRNNSSTTSVAKQSVVDGLELALDKLRRDLASSHGGIFPHAVLSMQHISTLSAHKPTSFKQVEKIIGKTKAEKYGDKILQQIQGYIASDQPDENSNVEPEERRQKRNKRLKTQRTIVHVQSSDDDI
- the LOC116252664 gene encoding ATP-dependent DNA helicase Q-like 2 isoform X4, giving the protein MEPEILGELLLVEQQLQEVQDQIKLLLDKQEKLYERQSDLKVLLEECKAHGGSDATVSVSNENWSGQFEWDGRAEDIRFNIFGISAYRANQREIINAVMSRRDVLVIMAAGGGKSLCYQLPAVLCDGVALVVSPLLSLIQDQVMGLTALGIPTNMLTSTTSKEDEKLIYKALEKGEGELKILYVTPEKVSKSKRFMSKLEKCHHAGRLSLISVDEAHCCSQWGHDFRPDYKNLAILKTQFSDVPMMALTATATQKVQADLIEMLCIPNCVKFVSTVNRPNLFYKVMGKSSVAKVVIDDIANFIDQSYPNNESGIIYCFSRRESEQVSKDLRQLGISADYYHADMDAHARERVHMLWSSNKIQVIVGTVAFGMGINKPDVRFVIHHSLSKSMEAYYQESGRAGRDGLPADCLLLYRPGDVPRQSKEACRRNAFFRHFGEPLQDCNACVKVLVSLLQERHGNDQRITMLQLAEKLKLKLRETGRSTDCVPELKREEIEQLIVQLLLDHVLKEEFQHTAYTTNAYVTIGPLWRQALHGEKAVKLAICTVDRNNSSTTSVAKQSVVDGLELALDKLRRDLASSHGGIFPHAVLSMQHISTLSAHKPTSFKQVEKIIGKTKAEKYGDKILQQIQGYIASDQPDENSNVEPEERRQKRNKRLKTQRTIVHVQSSDDDI